In Bernardetia litoralis DSM 6794, the genomic window AAAACACGCAACAAACCATATACAATCACGTTACCATCAATGCTAAAAAATAATAATGAATAGACAAGCAATATTTTTACTTTTCGGTTTAACACTATTTTTCAGTCAAGTAAATGGACAAACATTTAGGCAACAATTCAATGACTTTGTTTCGAAAAAAGACACAGTTGGACAACAACAACTTTTAGAAAAATGGGAAAAGACAGATAGTAATGACCCAGAACTCTTTGTAGCTTATTTCAACTATTATATAATCAAAAGCAAACAAGAAATTCTATCTGTTGGACAAAACCCAAAAGGCTCAAATGTTTTGCAAATCATGAGTCAAGACACAACCGAAAAAGAACCAATTGCCTTTATGTATGGTGACACATATTACGAGCCTAACTTATTAAGTAAAGGGTTTGATTGGATAAGAAAGGGAATAGAAAAATATCCGAACAGGCTTGATATGCGATTTGGTAGGATTTATATGTTTGGAGAACTTGAAGATTATGAAAATTTCACTAAAGAAATAATTAAAACACTTGACTATTCATCAGTCAATAAAAATAAATGGACTTGGACAGAGAATAAATCACTTGACGACCCCAACAAGATTATGTTAGGTTCAATTCAGAATTATCAAATTCAACTTTATAACACAGAAAATGACAGTCTGTTGAATAATATGAAAGATATTGCTGAAACAGTTTTAAAATATTATCCTGAACACATTGAAAGTTTATCAAATCTATCAATTGTTTATCTATTTCAAGAACAATATGACAAGGCACTTGAACCTCTTTTAAAAGCTGAAAAAATAAATCCTAAAGATTATATTATTTTAAATAATATTGCAGAAGCATATAAAAATAAAGGTGACAAAAAGAAAGCAATCAAATATTACGAACTGACATTAAAATATATTGACGATGACGAACAAACAAAGAAATACATACAAGAGCAAATTGACGGACTTAAAAGCAAATAAAAGCACTGATGGTAACATTGCCTTAGCGAAAATGGGCTTAACGTTTTGACACAGACATTCGAACATAAAATAAATTTTAAAGGTTTAGCGAGGTAAGGAGCTAAGAATTTCCACTTTCGCCAAGCCACAACGTTGCCATTAATTTGAAAAAAACGAACTACAGTCTAATATATAAAGCAATTATTCCAATTGGAATTTTGTTGTTTTTTATTCTGCTTTCTGAATTGAGAACAGAAGGAGATTTTGGTGGTCTAATTGGTGGATTTAAAATATTATTCTTCCTTTTCGTTGGAGCAGGAATATTTCTTTTTACGTTAATTAAAAGTATAATTAGAATAAGAAAAGGAAGGAATATTAAGGAATCAAAAATCATTTTGACTGTTTTAGTAATTTCAACTTTGATTGGTGTAAGTTCATTTTGGTTTCCCTATGATTTTTTTGATAAAAAGCCAGAATTTATTGCACTGGACGAAATGGGAAATAAATTGACTTTAAACGAAGGAAAATTTATGTTGAAAACGAGAGAAATTGAATGGACAACTATTAGACGTGGGGAATACAGAATTGAATCTGATACAATTTATTTAGACATTAATAAAGAACGGTATTTAGCCAAAAGAGCGAAAAAATACTTAATTGAGAAGGAAAATTTGATTCCAGTTTATTCAGACGGAATTGAAACAGATTCGACTGTTTTTTTGAAAATCGTTCAGGAAATAAAAAACTAATGGCAACACCGTATATAATTTATTGCTGGCTTCTCGCCTACTTACGAAAGTCCTCGCAGACTTTCTTGGTCGGTAATTATTTACTAAATTAGTTGCCTGAAACACGCAACAAACCATATACAACACCGTTGGGAGTGAAATGCCTTCGCTACGCTACGGCACTTCACTCCCAACGAAGCAAGGATTCCATCCCGTGTTAGGTTCGTGTCTACGCTACGCTACGACACATTCACCCAACACGAGATTTACAAAATTATAAAATTTTCCTCCCTAAGGTCGGAATTTTATAACTTCGTAAATCCCTGCTTCGTTAGCTACAATACAGAACCACTATACTAAATGAAAAAAGGAAATTTAAAAAATTGGAAAACTGACGGTTCAGAAGAGCTAGAATTATTCTTTGCCCAAAGATTAAATGAATTATTATTTGATTACACTCTTGATTCTTATAAATATTACGCCTTAAATATTAATCTACTTTTAATTGAAGCTCTAAGACGAATAAATAAAATAAAAAATGAATTAACGGAGGATTTAAATCTAAAAGATATAGTTGATGAGATTAACCTCAAAGCAAAAAATGATATTGTTACCAAAAGTATTTTAGGTCCTAAATATCAAATTTACTTTCCTTTAAAAATTGAAAATAACAAATCCAAATTTAGAATCGATTTAGAAATTTTATCTAATAAACTATCTTTGAATCAAATTATACCAGAATTATTTAAACTTATTGGAAAAGAGTTCGACTCGGGTTCTAAAATCAATTTAAACATTTTAGCAAGTCAATTAGTAACAGCCTTAATAAATGTTGGATTTCATCAAAGTTATATCTATCATCAAGTAAATTACTATTTTTTTGGAGGACGTTTGAAGAAAAATAGAGGTTTATCTCACTTTTTTCAATATTTTGAACCTAAAAGAAAAGAGTTCATAGTTTATATTAAGGTTTCAAACAGCTTTAATGAAATAAAAGAATTATGCTCAAAATATAAACTAGAGATAATAAGTGAATTAGAGTTAGAAAATTGCAATCAAAAAGCAAATGAATTTATCAATTCTAAAAATGACAATGAAGTATTTGCAAAATGTATAGAGATTAAAGCTTTTGACTCTCAATCTGCAAGATTAATGGCGATAAATCTTTTAAATAGACTAGCAGGCTTCTTTTCATATTTTCATCATAAGAATCCACCAACAATTGATAGGACAGCAATTATTTATCTAGATGATAAGCATTTCTTAATAGAACCTACAACTTCCCCAATGGCCAAAGGAGAAGATATGTCACATAAAGTAGCTGCTGAAATGTTAGAGACGTTCTTGAAAAAATTTACACCTACAAGTTCGACGAAATTAAAATTTGACCGTGCAGTAAACCTTCATAGTCTTGCAATTCAATCTGATTCTAATGAAAATAGATTATTAAATTTATGGATTACTTATGAAACACTTTTTGGAACTGGAAAAACCACAACTGTAATACACATTATAAATTCATTAGGACATATTTCTTCTTTAAAATATTTTGAAAAAATATTTAATGAATTATCTAAATCAATTTACACTTGGAATAAAGACGAATTTGAGGAAATAAAGAAACTTACAGGAGAGAACTCAGACACTAATGCAATCTGCTCATTTTGCACGTCAAGTGATTATGAAAATGAAAGGAAATCTCTTTACAGTAAATTAAATGAATTCCCTTTATTAAGATTTA contains:
- a CDS encoding tetratricopeptide repeat protein codes for the protein MNRQAIFLLFGLTLFFSQVNGQTFRQQFNDFVSKKDTVGQQQLLEKWEKTDSNDPELFVAYFNYYIIKSKQEILSVGQNPKGSNVLQIMSQDTTEKEPIAFMYGDTYYEPNLLSKGFDWIRKGIEKYPNRLDMRFGRIYMFGELEDYENFTKEIIKTLDYSSVNKNKWTWTENKSLDDPNKIMLGSIQNYQIQLYNTENDSLLNNMKDIAETVLKYYPEHIESLSNLSIVYLFQEQYDKALEPLLKAEKINPKDYIILNNIAEAYKNKGDKKKAIKYYELTLKYIDDDEQTKKYIQEQIDGLKSK